The Oscillospiraceae bacterium genome contains the following window.
CCCCCAGGTATACACGATCCCGTCTTTCACCAGCACCGAGTGCGTCATGCCGCCCGCCACCGGTACACGGCGCTGGGCCACGTTGATGGCCCCGGCCGCCGGCGCGCCCAGCGCAAACAACCCCGCCGTCAGCGCCAGCGTCAGCACCGCGGCCGTCCCTCTCCGTACTCTCGTTCTCATCAAAAACACCTCAATCCCCGCGCGGCCCGGCCGCGCGGTATTTTCTCGCATTTATCTCTCTACCCGACGGTGACGACGCACCGCCCGCTCCGGCCGCCGCAGCTGGCCGTGATGTATACCGTGCCCGCGCCGAGAGCCGTCACGTTGCCGTCACGGTCGACGGAGGCCACCGAGGTGTTGGCGCTCGACCAGGTCACGGTTTTGTCGGCGGCGTCGGCAGGGGCGACCGCGGCCGTCAGGCGAACCCGCCCGCCCACATCCAGCAGCGCCGACCCGGGCGACACCGTCACCCCGCTCACCGGGACGACCGGCGGCGGCGTGGGTGTGGGCGCCGGCGCGGGCTTGGCGGGCGGCGCGGGCTTCGGCGTGGGCTTCGGCGTCGGTGCCGCCGCCGGCGCGGGCAGCGCGGGCGTAGGACTCGGGGCCGGCGTGGGTGTCGGTTCCGGCACGCCGCGCACCTCCGGGATATGGGCCACCGCGGACCAGTCCGTCACCGGATTGCCGCTCGCCTCCAACGTCTGCAGCGCTGTCAGCGGCGCCAGCGGGGATAGGTCCTCGATCTCATTGTCGCTGATGTCCAAATATTCAAGTCGGGACAGCATGCGCACAAATTCCAAATTGATCAATCCGTTGCCGCTCACATCGAGCCGGGCCAGCCCGAACATGGACGCGACAAAGGAGATGTCCTCGAGACCGCAGTCGGACAATTCCAGCTCTTTCAACGTTTTGATCGTCTCAAGCGGACTGAGGTCCCCCAACGTCTGCCCGGTCAGCGCCAGCGCCTCCAGGTGCGGCATGCGCAGCAAGTCGACGAAGGATTCCGCCGGACCGCCGCTCACCCGCAACTCAGTGACACTCGCCAGATCCTCCGGCCGAATCTCTCCCGTGCTCTTCTCCAACGCGGCGCGGACAGCCGACTCCACCGTCTTGTCCTCAAATACCACGGCGGCGGGCCTCTCCGGCGCGGCGGACGGCGGGGAAACGGCAGGCGACGGTGAGACGACGGCGGTCCGCATCGCCGGCTGCCGCGTCTCTTCCGACACGGGGGATGTCACCGGCACCTCGACCTGCGGCATCACTGTGGCCGCCGTCAGAGCGGGAAGGACAACAAACACAAACAGGCACGCGAGTCCGGCTGCCGCCGCGCCGCCCACGGCCGCAATGAGCCCCTGTGGCCGCCGCCGTGCAGCTCGCCTCGCCGGCACGGACACAGACCCCTCGGCCGGCGCTTGTTCTTCCGGGCTCGGCGCGTAGTACGCCGGCGTTTGGGCCTCCGGGCTCGGCGCGTAGTATACCGGCGCTTGGACCTCCGGACTCGGCGCGCAGTATGCCGATGTTTGGACCTCCGGACTCGGCGCATAGTATACCGGCGCTTGGACCTCCGGTGCATAGCCGGCTGGCGTTTGAACAGGCTGCTG
Protein-coding sequences here:
- a CDS encoding protein kinase, producing the protein MQFVCPWDGWRFVRLLGQGTYGKVYLVAKQEYGGTYYAAIKHISIPGGANQVEDIFSEGLASDDATLRAYCSQVLETFITEINVNVELRGHTNFVSYDDHKIIQKENVPGYDIYIKMECLTNLNEYMRCKPLMLIDVLSIGEDIGNALAVLQKRKLVHRDVKPENIFINSDGDYKLGDFGIVRTLNESATRMSARGTVMFMAPELTRQEKGDYRIDIYSLGLVLYRLLNGGRAPFLPPLPAPVTHFEYNNAQEMRLRGEPLPPPAFADGPLAEIVLRTCAFTPSERWQSAVQMREALYAYRLSLSAKQQQSVLLNLSDPAVSGQAGRQVVDHIHFTESGGYITEETVSRGGVMGAETVLLTSAGVSVSPPTPVPYAPSYASPPAVPYASPVSPPAAAPPPVSAAYAQQPVQTPAGYAPEVQAPVYYAPSPEVQTSAYCAPSPEVQAPVYYAPSPEAQTPAYYAPSPEEQAPAEGSVSVPARRAARRRPQGLIAAVGGAAAAGLACLFVFVVLPALTAATVMPQVEVPVTSPVSEETRQPAMRTAVVSPSPAVSPPSAAPERPAAVVFEDKTVESAVRAALEKSTGEIRPEDLASVTELRVSGGPAESFVDLLRMPHLEALALTGQTLGDLSPLETIKTLKELELSDCGLEDISFVASMFGLARLDVSGNGLINLEFVRMLSRLEYLDISDNEIEDLSPLAPLTALQTLEASGNPVTDWSAVAHIPEVRGVPEPTPTPAPSPTPALPAPAAAPTPKPTPKPAPPAKPAPAPTPTPPPVVPVSGVTVSPGSALLDVGGRVRLTAAVAPADAADKTVTWSSANTSVASVDRDGNVTALGAGTVYITASCGGRSGRCVVTVG